The following DNA comes from Ascaphus truei isolate aAscTru1 chromosome 1, aAscTru1.hap1, whole genome shotgun sequence.
GACACAAGAAGGCTAGAGAGGAGAAGTTGCAAAAGATGGGAGTTGAGGGTATGCATGAGAGTTTTAGGAAAGGGCAAATTGTGGAAACTTTGCTGTGGGAAAATCGGCATTATTTAGCAACAGCCTTAATCTGAgcaaaggaaagggaggagtcaaatgtttAACCAAGGCAGCGTGCATGGGAAATTGGATGAATGGTAGTGTTATTGACTGACAAAAAAGGTGACCCAAAATAAAGCAATTGGGCCTGGCTTATATTTCCATGTAGTCTTCTCCCAACTATCTTTACGCTATAGATTTCTGTCTGGTTgagttacatagaagatgaggttgaaaaaaggtaTATGTCCATGTTCAGCCAatactaaatttagatgacagatacttatgcTATTttcgtatttacagtattttgatccggAGGAAGGCAAACTGAAAGccccagtgaaatattatccaaTGATTTCTCAAAGTTGATATAATTAAATAGACCAGGAGTTCCTTAACTTTATGAACAATGTCAATGTTAATGATTTGGGGGATGTACCTGTACACCTAGATCAATAATCAATACagtaatatataatattttttatttatgtatcaAAATTAATACACTGCGAGCTGCTAGAGACAAATTGCAGGTCTTCGGAAACCCACCACACAGATGATTGGGGGGCACTAGATATCATGAGGCCACAATTTTAAAGCCATGGGTATAGAGTAAAGAGAATATTTTAGTAGTGATAAAGTAAACTCTGCAACGTATACTGTATTTTGTTAGTAATTTGCTTTTAGTTATTTGATCtacagattgaaaacatttgAGTTGTCTTTTCTTGTTTGATTCTCTTAGAGAACCTTGTGAATGATGAGCAGAACTGGAGCTCTGATTTATCAAGAAGCTGGTTGATTCATCACAGCCCTGAAGTTCCAAAAATTAGTGATTCCTGCCACATGTTGGACACGTGCAAGAAACTAGTGCCACATGATGAATTCATCACAGGTCTTGTACAGCGCACAGCACAGACTGACTCGAAGTATGGAtcaaataaaagatatgagagagATTCAAGAATAAGCTTCGGTGCTCAGCTTTTTGTCTGTTGTAAATGTGGGATAAGTTTCTCACTGGATAGGGATCTGCTCACACACATCTGTGTCCACACTAGTGAGCAACCCTTTACCTGCACAGACTGTGGGAAAAGTTTTTCATTGAACCGAGAACTCCTttcacaccagaggattcatacaggggagaaacctttcacatgtacagagtgtgggagaagctTTTTACACAAATGTAGCCTTCTCGgtcaccagaggattcacacaggggagaaagctttcacatgtacagaatgtGGAAAACAATTCAGTACTCGGAAAGACTGCCGCAACCACAATAGGATTCACACAggtgagaaacctttcacatgtacagagtgtgagagaaaCTTTTCACAGAAGAGCAACCTCCTcaaacaccagaggattcatacaggggagaaaaagttcacatgtacagaatgtgggaaacaattcagttctCGGAAAGACCTTCGCGATCacgagaggattcacacaggtgaGAAACCTTTCAtgtgtacagagtgtgggaaacaattcattaCTCAGCGCACTCTCAACCAACACAAcaagattcacacaggggagaaacctttcacatgtacagagtgcggGAAATGCTTTTCACAGAAGATCCAACTCCTCATacatgagaggattcacacaggggagaaacctttcacatgtatagagtgtgggaaaagcttttcacagaagagCAACCTCCTCAATCATCAGaagattcatacaggagagaaacctttcacatgtacagagtgtgggaaaagcttttcacagaaaaTCAGCCTCCTCATACACCACgggattcatacaggagagaaacctttcacctgtacagagtgtgggaaacaattcagtactcaGCGCACCCTCAACCAACACAAcaagattcacacaggggagaaacctttcacatgtacagtgtgtgggaaaagcttttcacagaagaccaacctcctcaatcaccaaaagattcacacaggggagaaacctttcacatgtacaaagtgtgggaaaagctttttacAGAAGagcaacctcctcaatcaccagaagattcacacaggggagaaacctttcacatgtacagaatgtGGGAAAAAATTTTGTACTGAGAGCCACCTCTACCAACATGAGAGGGTGTTCACAGGATAatcctttcacatgtacagaatcTAAATGTACTAGATTGCATCCTGCAAATAAACAGTTTATTAAGCTAAAATGTCTTGTGTAAGTCTTTATTAGAATAGTGCGGCAACAGAAGATATCCTGCTCCAGGTGTAAACTATGTGGCAGAATTGAATACCGGCCACTCTTTAACTGCCTGCACCTCACAA
Coding sequences within:
- the LOC142469174 gene encoding uncharacterized protein LOC142469174 isoform X1 translates to MDRGALPATNMDRGSLPTTSMDRGALPAISMDRGTLPATSMDRGALPATSMDRDALPATSMDRGALPATSMDRGALPATSMDRGALPATSMDRGALPATSLDRGALPATSMDSHLLKNLVNDEQNWSSDLSRSWLIHHSPEVPKISDSCHMLDTCKKLVPHDEFITGLVQRTAQTDSKYGSNKRYERDSRISFGAQLFVCCKCGISFSLDRDLLTHICVHTSEQPFTCTDCGKSFSLNRELLSHQRIHTGEKPFTCTECGRSFLHKCSLLGHQRIHTGEKAFTCTECGKQFSTRKDCRNHNRIHTGEKPFTCTECERNFSQKSNLLKHQRIHTGEKKFTCTECGKQFSSRKDLRDHERIHTGEKPFMCTECGKQFITQRTLNQHNKIHTGEKPFTCTECGKCFSQKIQLLIHERIHTGEKPFTCIECGKSFSQKSNLLNHQKIHTGEKPFTCTECGKSFSQKISLLIHHGIHTGEKPFTCTECGKQFSTQRTLNQHNKIHTGEKPFTCTVCGKSFSQKTNLLNHQKIHTGEKPFTCTKCGKSFLQKSNLLNHQKIHTGEKPFTCTECGKKFCTESHLYQHERVFTG
- the LOC142469174 gene encoding uncharacterized protein LOC142469174 isoform X2 — translated: MDRGALPATNMDRGSLPTTSMDRGALPAISMDRGTLPATSMDRGALPATSMDRDALPATSMDRGALPATSMDRGALPATSMDRGALPATSMDRGALPATSLDRGALPATSMDSHLLKNLVNDEQNWSSDLSRSWLIHHSPEVPKISDSCHMLDTCKKLVPHDEFITGLVQRTAQTDSKYGSNKRYERDSRISFGAQLFVCCKCGISFSLDRDLLTHICVHTSEQPFTCTDCGKSFSLNRELLSHQRIHTGEKPFTCTECGRSFLHKCSLLGHQRIHTGEKAFTCTECGKQFSTRKDCRNHNRIHTGEKPFTCTECERNFSQKSNLLKHQRIHTGEKKFTCTECGKQFSSRKDLRDHERIHTGEKPFMCTECGKQFITQRTLNQHNKIHTGEKPFTCTECGKCFSQKIQLLIHERIHTGEKPFTCIECGKSFSQKSNLLNHQKIHTGEKPFTCTECGKSFSQKISLLIHHGIHTGEKPFTCTECGKQFSTQRTLNQHNKIHTGEKPFTCTVCGKSFSQKTNLLNHQKIHTGEKPFTCTKCGKSFLQKSNLLNHQKIHTGEKPFTCTECGKKFCTESHLYQHERRIHTGEKPFTCTECGKSFSQKTNLLNHQKIHTGEKPFTCSECGKSFSQKIQLLRHERIHTGVKPFTCTECGKSFSQKTQLLRHERIHTGVKPFTCTECGKSFSQMNNLLNHQKIHTGDKPFICTECGKRFRTPHTLNQHNKIHTGEKPFTCTECAKSFSYKISLLIHHRIHTGEKPFTCTV